In Roseibium algicola, the DNA window GTCGGCGGCGTAGCGCAGGAACCGGCGGCCGGTTTCCGTCGAACCGGTGAAGGAGATCATGTCGACATCCATGTGCCGGCCAAGCGGTTCACCGACGTCCGGACCGGAGCCGGGAACGACATTGAAGACACCCCGCGGAATGCCGGCTTCCATGGCAAGTTCCGCGATGCGCAGGGCGGTGAGCGATGTTTCTTCGGCCGGCTTGACGATGACCGAACATCCCGCCGCCAGCGCCGGACCGATTTTCCAGGCGAGCATCAGCAGCGGAAAGTTCCAGGGCAGAACCAGCCCGACGACGCCAACCGGTTCGCGCACGATCATGGCGATGTGATCATCGGAGGCGGGCGAGACCTGATCGTAGATCTTGTCGATCGCCTCTGCGTGCCATTTCAGGCAATGGATCGTCTCGGGCACATCCACGATTTCGCAATCGTAGATCGTCTTGCCGCTGTCGAGGCTCTCCATCACGGCCAGCTCCCGCCGGTTGCGGGTGATGAGCTTGGCAAAGCGGATCAGCGTGTCCTTGCGGTCCGCCGGATGCAGCTTCGACCACCGGCCGTCCTCAAAGGCTTCCCGGGCCTTCAGCACGGCGAAATCGACATCCTCTGCACCACAGGCTGCCACGGAGGCAAGTGTCTCGCCGGTGGCGGGATTGACCGTCTCGAAGGTCTTGCCCGACGCCGCCGGGCGGTAAGAGCCGTCGATGAAGGCATTTGTCGGCAAGGTCAGGCCGGCAGCGAGCGCCTTGTATTCCTCGCGCGTCAGAAGGTCGGTCATGATCATTCTCCCGCCGTGATGTCTTGAATGGTGGATTTCAGAACCCGGACGACCTGGTCGAGCTGGCGCTTGTCGTCCTTGTTGAGCGCCTTCAACGGCGGGCGCGGCGGACCGGCATAGAGCCCGCTCATTTCCACCCCGTGCTTGACGCATTGAATGAACTTGCCGCCCTGTTCCAGCACGCGCATCAGCGGCATCATTGCCGACATGATCCGCCGCCCCTTGCTGAAATCCCCTTCGACGGCGCAGGCCCGGTAAAGGGCAACATGTTCTTCGGGCAGGAAATTCGAGCCGGCGCACACCCAGCTGCGTGCCCCCCAGGCGAAGAATTCCAGCGCCTGATCGTCCATGCCGCAGGACATCTGGATGTGCGGGTAGTCGCGTGCCAGAAGGTGGACGCGGTTGATGTCGCCAGAGCTTTCCTTGATGGCGCAGACATTGCGCGAACGGCCAACCCGGTCGAGGAATTCCTCGCCCATGTTCACCCCCATCCGTCCTGGATAGTTATAGAGCATGATCGGAAGATCGGCGGCCCGGTCGATGGTCAGGACATTGAGCGCGTTTTCCCGCTCCGTCGGCACCGAATAGGGCGGAGTTGCCACCAGAATGGCATCTGCACCGATCTCCGCGGCACCTTCCGCAAGCGCGATGGAATCCGGTGTCCTCATGGTTCCCGTTCCCACGATCAGCGGCAGGCGGCCTGCAAGTCTTTGCGCGGTAAAGCGCGCCAGTTCGAGACGTTCCTCAACGGTCTGGGCATAGTTTTCGCCCGTTGATCCACCGGAAATCAGGCCGTGCACACCACTGTCGACAAGATGGTCGACAACAGCGGCCAGGGCATCCCAGACCACGTTGCCTTCGCCGTCATAGGGCGTGACCACGGGCGTGTAGATGCCTTCGAACTTCATGATTGGGGTCATCGCGGTGTCTGCCTCATGCGGATTTGAGTTTGGGTGGGATGCCGAGCGGAGCTTCCAGGCCTTCAGGCATGACAAACAGTTCGATCTGGTCACGCGAGAGAGCCCAGTGCTCCAGCGCCAGTTCCGCGGCGCGGTTGTCGTCGCCCTGCTCGATCGCCTCGATCATCTCGTCATGCTGGCGGCCGGCCAGCTCGAGGCGATCTTCCTTCGCACCGGACTTGGGGCGGAAGAAGGTCATGCCGATCCGGGTATGGTCGATCAGCAACCGGTCAAGGCTCGCCAGCAGGTAGCTGTTGCCCGCCATGTGGCCGGTGATGCGGTGGAAACGGTCGTTGGTGAGTGCCCGTTCAATCACGTCGCCACTTGCCATGGCGGCCCGGAATTCTTTCTGAGCCTGACGCAGTTCCTCGATCTGTGCCGGCGTCGCGTTCTGCGCGGCGAGCCGAAGCACGGCGCTGTAGATCAGCGGTGCGGCAAGGAAGAAGTCCCGCAGCGTGTAGTGGGTCATGTCGGAAACGCGCGCACCCCGATTGAGCTGCAGCGTGACATAGCCTTCACCCGCCAGCTGCTGCAGCACCTCGCGCAAAGGGGTCCGGGAGAGGCCGTAGAGATCACACAGATCGGTTTCTTCCAGCGGGCTGCCGGGCTTGCGCTCCAACGTCAAGATCGCACGTTTCAGATCCTCATAGGCATTCGACTTTGCCGTGCCGCGTACAGGGGGCATGTGACGCTCCATTCCGAATTCAGTTGACTCGTTTGTATACATGATGTGTACAATATCAACACAATAATAATACATGCGCCCGAAAGGCCCTGATCGGCCAGAGGCGACAGAGGCCGGAGAAAAGCGACATGTCCCGAACCACTGACGTCACCTTCCTGTTGCTTGAAGATTTTTCGCATATCGCCTTCGCTTGCGCGGTGGAGCCGCTGCGTATCGCCAACCTGCTTCAGGGAGAGGAAATCTACCGGTGGCGACTGGCTTCACCCGATGGTCGAAGGGCGGTCTGCTCCAACGGAACCGTGACGCTGGTGGATCAGGGCCTCGGTCCGTTGCCCACGCGCTCCAGCCTGTTCCTGATCTCCGGTCAGAATGTCGGCGACCGGGCGGCGCCGGAGGTGCTGAGCTTCCTGCGGCGCGAGCGTGCCCGGGGCACCCAGATCGGTGCGATCTGTTCGGGCGCCTATATTCTTGCCAAGGCTGGCCTGTTGAACGACCGCCGCGCAGCCATTCACTGGTCGTTCCACGACAGTTTCGAGGAAACCTTTCCGGACGTGCAGTTGTGCAAGAATGTCTTCGTCACGGACGAGGCCTTCGTCACCGCATCCGGCGGCACCGCGGCGACCGACATGATGCTGCACCTGATCGGCGAAGCCCACGGTACGGACCTGGCGGTCGCGATTGCGGACATGATGGTCTATTCCGGTGTTCGGCCTGCCAACGCGGCCCAGCAGATTTCGCTACAGGCGCGGCACGGAATCCGGAACCCGCATATTGCCGAGGCAATTCGTCTGTTGAACGAAAGCGCACCCTATTACCTGCCGACATCCGAGATCGCCCGGAAGATCGGCATTTCCACCCGGCAGCTTGAGCGGTTGTTCCAGAAACACCTGAAGGTGTCGCCGAAACGATTTGCCATAGACCAGAAGCTCACGCGTGCCCGCAATCTTCTGCTGCAGACCGAACGGTCCGTGTCTGAGATCGCCCTGGCCTGCGGCTACGAATCCGCTTCGCATTTCATCCGCACCTATCAAAACAGGTTCGGCGTGACACCGCACAATCAGCGTCTTTGCTCCACGGGTACACAGGCTGCGTTTCAAAGGGCATGACCGGGTCCTGGGGCTGCGATCTGCCCGCGTATTGAAACGCGGCCCCTATTCCTGGAAAGCCGGTTCCGGCTTCTCCGCCTGGTCCAATGCCCCATCCTCCTTGCGTGTCTTCGGCCCGTGACTTAGATCCTTGTCTGAAGCCGGTCCGGACCGGAGCCCAAACGGAGGCCGCATCCATTCTTCCCGTCAGAATTGCAGGCACTGGACATGCCTTGCCTGCAAAGTCCGTCACCTCGGAAACCCTCGATCTTCAGCTGGGCTTTCCTGCCGGACATCTTCAAAAACTGTCCGGCGTTTCAAGCCGGTTTGTCGCAGCAGAGGAAAGCCAGATAGATCTGGCGGTTGCGGCTTGCCAAGCCGCGCTTGAAAAGGCAGGCCAAACGCCTCGGGACGTCGACCTCGTCCTCGGTGCGTGCGGAATTCCCTACCAGACCCTGCCGGCAACCGCGCCGCTGGTGATGCAGAGACTGGGTTTTGCCGATGGCACGGCGGCGGCCTACGACGTCAATGCGACTTGTCTTTCCTTCCTGACCGCTTTCGAGCTTGCCGCCAACAAACTTGCGCTGGGGCAAGCAACGTCGGTGCTGGTGTTTGCTGCGGACATCGCCTCGCGCGCACTGCCCTGGGAAGACCAGCCCGATGTTGCCGCCCTGTTCGGCGACGGAGCGGCTGCAGCAGTCCTGACGACAGGAGCCGATGATGGCCCGGGCATTGCGGCCTCGCTGCTGCGAACCTACCACTCCGCCTACGCCGCATGCGAGATCGGGGCCGGAGGCACTCGGTTCGATTTTCACAAGGACCGCGAGGCCTTCGCCCGGCATGCCGTGTTTCACATGGACGGCAAGGACCTCTTCCGTGTCACGCACAAGCACTTTCCGCAGTTCGTCGACCAGTTGCTGTCGAAAGCCGGATGGGCCCGGCAGGATATCGACCTCGTCGTTCCCCACCAGGCAAGCCCGCTCGCGCTGGAGCACATGATCCGGGAAACCGGCATGGAGCGCAGCCGGGTGGTCGACATCGGCTGCACCCACGGCAACCAGATTGCAGCATCGCTGCCAACCGCGCTCGACATTGCCTGGCGCCAGGGCCGGATCGAACCCGGCATGCGCGTGCTGTTGCTCGGGACATCGGCCGGTGTGACCTTCGGCGGCATGGCCCTTGAGGTTTGACCATGGGGCGCTTGCTGATCACTGGAGCAACGGGATTTCTGGGCGGAGCCCTGATCCGTCATTTGCGCGCCAAAGGCTCCAACCCGATCGCTCTCGGCCGCAGCGAGTTGCAGTGTCAGCACCTTGAGGCCGAGGGCTTCGACGTCGTTCGCATGGATCTTTCCAACCCCTGCGACAAGGATCAGATCGCGCCTCTTGGTCCGGTCGACGCCATAGTGCATTGCGCGGCGCTCTCCGCGCCCTGGGGACCACGAAGCGCCTTCGTGGCGGCGAATGTCACCGGGACAAAACACCTGCTTGATCTCGCGGAAAAGCTTGGCGTGCGGCGGTTCGTCAACATTTCCTCGCCCACCGTCTATTTCGAGATGAAGGACAAGGAGAACGTGCGGGAAGATGCGCTGTTGCCGCCGCCCATCAACGCTTATGCGGCGACAAAGGCCGAGGCCGAACGGCTGGTGCTGACCCGCGCCGACCTTGGCCCGATCAACCTGCGTCCACGCGGCCTTTATGGTGCGGGGGACACGACACTTCTGCCCCGTTTGCTCGCCGCAGCCCAGAAGCGGCCCTTGCCGGTTTTCCGGAATGGAGCTGCCTCCATCGACCTGACCCATGTTGATGATCTGCTCTCAGCCGTCGAGACGGCCCTTGAAGCCTCTCCGGAATGCGAAGGCGAGACGTTCAACATTTCCGGAGGCGAACCTTTGCCGGTGCGTTTCATTGTCGAGCGTGTCTGTGCCGCCAAGGGCATTCCGGTTCGCTGGCAGAACCGCTCTCTGGCCCCGGCTGTCCTGGTGGCCAGGCTTCTGGAGACGGCAAGTCTGCTTGTGCCTGGCGCCGGCGAACCTCTGGCGACACCCTATACGCTCGGCCTCTTCGCCTTCCGGCAGAGCCTCGACATTTCCAAGGTGGAGCGGTTGCTGGGCTGGCGACCGCAGATCGACTTCGAAAGCGGTCTTGCAAAAACACTTGTCGAAGGGAACGCCCGTTGACCCCGGTGTTTGCAAACAGCGCTTTTGTTTCCGCGCCTGAGCGGTTGGTGGTCCGTAGTGGTGGGCGTCACCCGCTTCGCTTCAAGGTACGCTACGGGGTTCACCAGCACCCGACCGCCGGACTGGTGCTGATCGATACAGGTTACGGTCCCCGGGTCACGGAAGGTTCTGGGCGCAGTCTGCCGCTTCGGATCTATGCCAGTCTGCTCCGGCCGACGCTGATCGAAGAGCATCAGCCCACCCGTGTGCTTGATCGCCTGGGCGCAAGCACAGCAGATGTTGCAGCCATCGTGCTGACCCATTTTCACGCCGATCATGTTGCCGCGCTTCACCTATTCCCGAAGGCGAGGATCTATGCGAAGGCAGCAGTGCACGCTCGTATCGAGGCGCGCTCAAGGTTTTCCAATCTGCGCCACGGCGTCTTTAACGAGTTGCTGCCGCAGGATCTCTCCAGCCGGATCGTCGATATCGATAAACTCTCGGTCAAGCCCGCTCCCAATGGACTTGGCGAAGGGGCTGATCTCTTTGGGGATGGCGAGACGCTGGCCGTCAATCTGCCCGGTCATGCGGAAGGCCATTTCGGCATTTGCTTTGCCGCACAGCCGGTGCCATTGCTTTATGCGGTCGATACCCAGTGGTGTACAGCAGCGCTTGATCCCGGCAAGGCCCCCGGACTGCCCGCGGCTCTTGTCGCTTCGGATCGCCGGGCACTTGCCGCAAGCAGCCGCCGGGTTGCCGCCTTCCGGGAGCAGTGCGGCGATGTTCTGCTGTGCCACGATCCGTCCGACAGTCCATACGATTTGCCGGAGGTCCCGCAATGAACAGGCGTTTTCAGACTGGCATTGCCTTTGCCGAAACGCTCTGGACCGGCCGCAGTGGCCGATCTCGAAAGGCTTTCGAGGACTGGCAGAAACGTCGACTGGATGGCTGGTTGCGCCGGTCGCTTCCCAAGGTCGATTTCTACCGCGACGCGCCGCCGCGCCTCGACAAACTGCCGGTGATCGACAAAGCCATCGTGATGAGCCGGTTCGAAGCCTTCAACAGGGCCCGGATCTCCGCCGAGACCGGGTGGCAGGCATTGGAGGCGGGCGGCGAGATCGACGGGATCAACATCGGAGCCAGTACGGGCACCAGCGGCAACCGCGGCCTCTATGCCATTACCGCACCGGAGCGGTTCCGCTGGCTCGGCACCATTCTGGCCAAGACCTTACCCCGCTTTCTCTGGCATCCGGAACGGGTTGCGATCATCCTGCCGCAGTCCTCCTCGCTTTACGAAAGCCCGGCCAGACTACGGCAACTGCACTTGCGGTTCTTCGATCTGCGCCATGGCATCGCTTCCTGGCTGGACGAACTGGAAACCTTCAACCCGACGACCATCGTCGCGCCGCCGAGGGTGTTGCGGTACCTGGCGGAAACGTCAGGCCGACTTGCCCCTCGCAAGCTATATGCAGGTGCGGAAACGCTCGACCCGATCGACCGGGTCGTTGTCGAAAAGAGGTTCGGCATTCTCCTCGGGCAGATCTACATGGCAACCGAAGGCCTTTTCGCCGTGACGTGTGCTCATGGCCGCCTGCATCTTGCCGAGGACGCCAATTTTTTCGAGTTCGAGCCGGTCGCAAACGATCTCGTCACTCCGTTGGTGACAGGCTTTCGCCGCGATTTCCAGATCATGGCGCGATACCGGATGAACGATCTCCTGCGCCT includes these proteins:
- a CDS encoding CoF synthetase; amino-acid sequence: MNRRFQTGIAFAETLWTGRSGRSRKAFEDWQKRRLDGWLRRSLPKVDFYRDAPPRLDKLPVIDKAIVMSRFEAFNRARISAETGWQALEAGGEIDGINIGASTGTSGNRGLYAITAPERFRWLGTILAKTLPRFLWHPERVAIILPQSSSLYESPARLRQLHLRFFDLRHGIASWLDELETFNPTTIVAPPRVLRYLAETSGRLAPRKLYAGAETLDPIDRVVVEKRFGILLGQIYMATEGLFAVTCAHGRLHLAEDANFFEFEPVANDLVTPLVTGFRRDFQIMARYRMNDLLRLSSTPCSCGSPLQTVDEVIGRMDDIFLFTSEAGTDVPVTPDILRNSVLDASREISDFRLVQEADGSVTLQLPPEVAETSAEAALAALGKTLSALGLLPAISLRRDRLPLESTRKLRRVESRFRRQAQS
- a CDS encoding NAD-dependent epimerase/dehydratase family protein, with amino-acid sequence MGRLLITGATGFLGGALIRHLRAKGSNPIALGRSELQCQHLEAEGFDVVRMDLSNPCDKDQIAPLGPVDAIVHCAALSAPWGPRSAFVAANVTGTKHLLDLAEKLGVRRFVNISSPTVYFEMKDKENVREDALLPPPINAYAATKAEAERLVLTRADLGPINLRPRGLYGAGDTTLLPRLLAAAQKRPLPVFRNGAASIDLTHVDDLLSAVETALEASPECEGETFNISGGEPLPVRFIVERVCAAKGIPVRWQNRSLAPAVLVARLLETASLLVPGAGEPLATPYTLGLFAFRQSLDISKVERLLGWRPQIDFESGLAKTLVEGNAR
- a CDS encoding GntR family transcriptional regulator — its product is MPPVRGTAKSNAYEDLKRAILTLERKPGSPLEETDLCDLYGLSRTPLREVLQQLAGEGYVTLQLNRGARVSDMTHYTLRDFFLAAPLIYSAVLRLAAQNATPAQIEELRQAQKEFRAAMASGDVIERALTNDRFHRITGHMAGNSYLLASLDRLLIDHTRIGMTFFRPKSGAKEDRLELAGRQHDEMIEAIEQGDDNRAAELALEHWALSRDQIELFVMPEGLEAPLGIPPKLKSA
- a CDS encoding MBL fold metallo-hydrolase, translated to MFANSAFVSAPERLVVRSGGRHPLRFKVRYGVHQHPTAGLVLIDTGYGPRVTEGSGRSLPLRIYASLLRPTLIEEHQPTRVLDRLGASTADVAAIVLTHFHADHVAALHLFPKARIYAKAAVHARIEARSRFSNLRHGVFNELLPQDLSSRIVDIDKLSVKPAPNGLGEGADLFGDGETLAVNLPGHAEGHFGICFAAQPVPLLYAVDTQWCTAALDPGKAPGLPAALVASDRRALAASSRRVAAFREQCGDVLLCHDPSDSPYDLPEVPQ
- a CDS encoding dihydrodipicolinate synthase family protein yields the protein MKFEGIYTPVVTPYDGEGNVVWDALAAVVDHLVDSGVHGLISGGSTGENYAQTVEERLELARFTAQRLAGRLPLIVGTGTMRTPDSIALAEGAAEIGADAILVATPPYSVPTERENALNVLTIDRAADLPIMLYNYPGRMGVNMGEEFLDRVGRSRNVCAIKESSGDINRVHLLARDYPHIQMSCGMDDQALEFFAWGARSWVCAGSNFLPEEHVALYRACAVEGDFSKGRRIMSAMMPLMRVLEQGGKFIQCVKHGVEMSGLYAGPPRPPLKALNKDDKRQLDQVVRVLKSTIQDITAGE
- a CDS encoding GlxA family transcriptional regulator yields the protein MSRTTDVTFLLLEDFSHIAFACAVEPLRIANLLQGEEIYRWRLASPDGRRAVCSNGTVTLVDQGLGPLPTRSSLFLISGQNVGDRAAPEVLSFLRRERARGTQIGAICSGAYILAKAGLLNDRRAAIHWSFHDSFEETFPDVQLCKNVFVTDEAFVTASGGTAATDMMLHLIGEAHGTDLAVAIADMMVYSGVRPANAAQQISLQARHGIRNPHIAEAIRLLNESAPYYLPTSEIARKIGISTRQLERLFQKHLKVSPKRFAIDQKLTRARNLLLQTERSVSEIALACGYESASHFIRTYQNRFGVTPHNQRLCSTGTQAAFQRA
- a CDS encoding 3-oxoacyl-ACP synthase III family protein — protein: MPAKSVTSETLDLQLGFPAGHLQKLSGVSSRFVAAEESQIDLAVAACQAALEKAGQTPRDVDLVLGACGIPYQTLPATAPLVMQRLGFADGTAAAYDVNATCLSFLTAFELAANKLALGQATSVLVFAADIASRALPWEDQPDVAALFGDGAAAAVLTTGADDGPGIAASLLRTYHSAYAACEIGAGGTRFDFHKDREAFARHAVFHMDGKDLFRVTHKHFPQFVDQLLSKAGWARQDIDLVVPHQASPLALEHMIRETGMERSRVVDIGCTHGNQIAASLPTALDIAWRQGRIEPGMRVLLLGTSAGVTFGGMALEV
- a CDS encoding aldehyde dehydrogenase, with the protein product MTDLLTREEYKALAAGLTLPTNAFIDGSYRPAASGKTFETVNPATGETLASVAACGAEDVDFAVLKAREAFEDGRWSKLHPADRKDTLIRFAKLITRNRRELAVMESLDSGKTIYDCEIVDVPETIHCLKWHAEAIDKIYDQVSPASDDHIAMIVREPVGVVGLVLPWNFPLLMLAWKIGPALAAGCSVIVKPAEETSLTALRIAELAMEAGIPRGVFNVVPGSGPDVGEPLGRHMDVDMISFTGSTETGRRFLRYAADSNLKEVVLEMGGKNPSVVLKDAENLDRVAAHVVNGAFWNMGENCSASSRLIVEEDIKEALLERILAHAREWTMGDPLDPEHRVGALVSSDHFAKVSSYLDKGAKVLMGGGSRDGAFVEPTVLETDPGSTIAREEIFGPVLSVLTVRSFDEAIALANDTQYGLAASIFTGNARKALRGARAIRAGTVTVNCFGEGDITTPFGGFKQSGFGGRDNSLAAHDQYTQLKTIWLDLSDDEDEAVG